The following are encoded together in the Vigna angularis cultivar LongXiaoDou No.4 chromosome 9, ASM1680809v1, whole genome shotgun sequence genome:
- the LOC108346655 gene encoding uncharacterized protein LOC108346655 — translation MANQSPTYGDYLTNPSNPLFLHANESPSQALVSQPLNGRNYHSWARAMKLAFLSKNKLKLVDGSIPSPSPTDSYYGAWERCNIMVLAWIHRSIDDSIIQSILWIDQALEVWQDLQDRFSQADMFRVSDLQEEIFRLQQDTLTVSQYFTQLKGLWDEFENYRHVLHCKCSIPCTSEAIQAYKRYRDQDYVICFLKGLDKQFSHVRSQIMLLDPLPPINKVFSLIVQQERQMATTEMTELSFDAKTFVVNTNQYIGLGRGLAINPNQYFGYSRGRGNRGRGCATIGRGQNSFNKLCTYCGKTNHTVETCYFKHGFPPDYKSRQSNANMANSNEDCATEKGPSTKLGNTTPDVGFTQEQY, via the coding sequence aTGGCTAACCAGAGCCCCACATACGGTGATTATCTCACCAATCCTTCAAATCCTCTATTCCTTCATGCCAACGAATCACCATCACAAGCATTAGTTTCACAACCCCTAAATGGACGAAATTATCATTCATGGGCAAGAGCTATGAAGCTCGCTTTTCTTTCTAAGAACAAGCTCAAGCTTGTAGATGGCAGTATTCCTTCTCCATCACCAACAGATTCATACTATGGAGCGTGGGAGCGATGCAACATCATGGTTCTTGCTTGGATTCATAGATCCATTGATGATTCTATTATACAATCCATTCTTTGGATTGATCAAGCATTAGAGGTTTGGCAAGATCTTCAGGATCGTTTTTCTCAAGCAGATATGTTTAGGGTTTCTGATCTCCAGGAAGAGATTTTTCGCCTCCAACAAGACACCCTCACTGTTAGTCAATATTTCACTCAATTAAAAGGTCTATgggatgaatttgaaaattacagACATGTTCTCCATTGCAAGTGTTCAATACCCTGCACATCCGAAGCCATCCAAGCTTATAAAAGATATAGAGATCAAGACTATGTTATTTGTTTCCTTAAAGGTTTAGACAAGCAATTTTCACATGTCAGATCCCAGATTATGCTTCTAGATCCCCTTCCTCCAATAAACAAGGTTTTCTCTTTGATTGTTCAACAAGAGAGGCAAATGGCTACTACAGAAATGACTGAGTTATCATTTGATGCGAAAACATTTGTTGTCAACACTAATCAATATATTGGTCTTGGAAGAGGTCTTGCTATTAATCCAAACCAATATTTTGGATATAGTAGAGGTCGtgggaatagaggtaggggttGTGCCACAATTGGAAGAGGCCAAAATTCTTTCAACAAACTCTGCACTTACTGTGGAAAAACCAATCACACAGTGGAAACTTGTTATTTTAAGCATGGTTTTCCTCCTGACTACAAGTCCAGACAAAGCAATGCTAATATGGCCAACTCAAATGAGGATTGTGCCACGGAAAAAGGCCCCTCAACCAAGTTGGGAAATACTACCCCAGATGTTGGTTTTACTCAAGAGCAGTATTAA
- the LOC128193929 gene encoding disease resistance protein TAO1-like: MGRAIIFQEFLEKPRKRSRLWFQEDVVYALKKNTGTEAILSLKLDFSVGDWFEAHAFKKMKRLRLLQLDHIQLGGDYGHISKQLRWICWRGFPYKCIPKNFHLENVIAIDFKHSRLRLVWQQRVVLEQLKFLNLSHSKFLRETPDFSGLPSLEQLILKDCPTLCKVHPSIGDLSNILVINLKDCTSLSYLPKEIDKLRSLKILILSGCSKLRPLVKI, encoded by the exons ATGGGAAGAGCAATTATTTTTCAAGAATTCCTAGAGAAGCCAAGGAAAAGGAGTCGATTGTGGTTTCAGGAAGACGTAGTATATGCACTGAAAAAGAATACT GGTACAGAAGCTATATTGTCCCTGAAGCTTGATTTCAGCGTTGGAGATTGGTTTGAAGCTCATGCTTTCAAGAAAATGAAGAGACTAAGACTGCTACAACTTGATCATATACAACTTGGTGGAGATTATGGGCACATTTCTAAACAACTGAGATGGATTTGTTGGCGAGGGTTTCCATATAAATGCATTCCAAAGAACTTTCATTTGGAAAATGTAATTGCAATTGATTTCAAGCATAGTCGTCTCCGACTAGTCTGGCAACAACGCGTG GTTTTAGAGCAGTTAAAATTCCTTAATCTTAGTCACTCCAAGTTCTTGAGAGAAACACCTGACTTTTCAGGACTACCAAGTCTTGAACAGCTCATTCTAAAAGATTGCCCAACTTTGTGTAAGGTACATCCATCCATTGGTGACCTCTCCAATATACTAGTGATAAATTTGAAGGACTGTACAAGTCTAAGCTATCTCCCAAAAGAGATAGATAAGTTGAGATCTTTAAAAATTCTCATCCTATCTGGTTGTTCGAAGCTTAGGCCATTGGTAAAGATATAA
- the LOC108346656 gene encoding disease resistance protein RUN1-like, translating into MEFASSSLSSSSSSFLTSEPHFIHDVFINFGGEEIGRRFVSHLHSILLQSQVKTLISQENLHEGIKLEEHMRAIGHTKITIIVFSKSYIESTWCLLELEKIIECHETFGQIVLPVFYEIDPSDVRHQKDDFGKALEEAAHRSYSGEQLKHALSKWSRVLTTAAGMTGWDFRNFRHDAALVKRIVRHVKTLLDYKDLFITEYPVGLESRVEDVIKCIENQSTKVCMIGILGMRGSGKTTIAKATYNRIFREFIGKSFIENIGYAWDPKNENERYVALQKSLLSDVLKSKFEVESVGMGRTMIENGFSRKKLLIVLDDVNHIGQLENLCGSREWFGQGTVLIITTRDFHLLNQFRDNYVYKMDLLNENESLELFSWHAFREAKPRKELSLPARNVVVYCGGLR; encoded by the exons ATGGAGtttgcatcttcttctttatcatcatcatcttcatccttcttAACATCAGAACCCCATTTCATACACGATGTGTTCATCAACTTTGGTGGAGAAGAAATCGGTCGAAGGTTTGTTTCTCATCTCCACTCTATCCTTTTACAATCTCAAGTCAAAACATTGATTAGCCAGGAGAATCTGCATGAGGGAATCAAGCTGGAAGAGCACATGCGAGCAATAGGACACACTAAGATTACGATAATCGTTTTCTCCAAATCATACATTGAATCTACCTGGTGTCTTCTTGAGCTTGAAAAAATCATTGAATGCCACGAAACATTTGGCCAAATAGTTCTGCCCGTATTTTACGAGATTGACCCATCGGATGTACGTCATCAGAAGGATGATTTTGGAAAAGCGTTGGAAGAAGCTGCACACAGAAGCTATTCAGGAGAACAACTGAAACATGCTTTGTCCAAGTGGAGCCGTGTACTCACCACAGCTGCAGGAATGACCGGTTGGGATTTCAGAAATTTCAG GCACGATGCTGCACTTGTAAAGCGAATTGTTAGGCACGTTAAGACATTACTGGACTATAAAGACTTGTTTATTACCGAATATCCTGTTGGATTAGAGTCCCGCGTGGAAGACGTGATTAAATGTATTGAAAATCAATCCACCAAAGTGTGTATGATAGGAATATTGGGAATGAGAGGGTCGGGTAAAACAACCATAGCCAAAGCCACCTACAATCGAATTTTTCGTGAATTCATTGGTAAGAGTTTTATTGAGAATATTGGTTACGCTTGGGATCCaaaaaatgagaatgaaaggTATGTTGCTTTGCAAAAAAGTCTTCTTTCTGATGTCCTAAAATCCAAGTTCGAGGTGGAAAGCGTTGGGATGGGAAGAACTATGATCGAGAATGGATTTTCTCGAAAAAAGTTGCTCATTGTGCTTGATGATGTGAATCACATTGGCCAGTTAGAAAACCTATGCGGGAGTCGTGAATGGTTCGGTCAAGGAACTGTGCTAATCATTACTACTAGAGATTTTCACTTGCTGAATCAATTCAGAgataattatgtttataaaatgGATCTTTTGAACGAAAATGAGTCACTTGAGCTTTTTAGTTGGCATGCCTTTAGAGAAGCAAAACCAAGAAAAGAATTGAGTTTACCCGCAAGAAACGTCGTTGTTTATTGTGGAGGACTACGCTAG
- the LOC108346657 gene encoding secreted RxLR effector protein 161-like: MVNLKLSSQEKESKVDATLFKQLVGSLRYMCNSRPNISFGVRLVSRFMHDPRQSHPAAAKHILCYLKGTTNYDLLFPKKFDSMSGVLEAWCDSDWSGDQVDRKSTYGYLFKCMGASISWCSKKQNVVALSSCEAEYISFAETVCQCAWLEAILRELKIEHSKPI; this comes from the coding sequence ATGGTCAACTTGAAACTCTCGAGTCAGGAGAAAGAAAGCAAGGTGGATGCAACCTTGTTCAAGCAATTAGTAGGATCTCTTAGATATATGTGTAACAGCAGACCTAACATCAGTTTTGGAGTTAGGTTAGTTAGCAGATTCATGCATGATCCAAGACAGTCTCATCCCGCTGCAGCCAAGCACATCCTGTGCTACTTGAAGGGAACAACAAATTACGATCTTCTTTTCCCCAAGAAGTTTGACAGTATGAGTGGAGTTTTGGAGGCATGGTGTGACTCAGATTGGAGTGGTGATCAGGTGGATAGGAAGAGCACCTATGGGTACTTGTTTAAGTGTATGGGAGCTTCAATCTCTTGGTGCtcaaagaaacaaaatgttgttGCACTTTCTTCCTGTGAAGCGGAGTACATATCCTTTGCAGAGACTGTCTGCCAATGTGCATGGTTAGAAGCTATTCTACGTGAATTAAAGATCGAACATAGTAAGCCAATATGA
- the LOC108346268 gene encoding probable pyridoxal 5'-phosphate synthase subunit PDX2: protein MAVVGVLALQGSFNEHIAALRRLGVKGVEIRKPEQLHTVSSLIIPGGESTTMAKLAEYHNLFPALREFVKMGKPVWGTCAGLIFLANKAIGQKSGGQDLVGGLDCTVHRNFFGSQIQSFEAELSVPQLASQEGGPETFRGVFIRAPAILEAGPEVQVLADYPVSSDKLLSSDTSTEDKKENAEEESKVIVAVRQGNILGTAFHPELTADTRWHSYFLKMSNETGEEASLSNLVPAQVTTSHYQLTRSDLPIFQ from the exons ATGGCCGTCGTTGGCGTTCTCGCGCTACAAGGATCATTCAACGAGCACATAGCTG CTCTTAGAAGGTTAGGGGTGAAAGGTGTGGAGATTCGAAAACCGGAGCAGCTTCACACCGTTTCATCCCTCATCATCCCCGGTGGAGAAAGCACCACCATGGCTAAGCTCGCTGAGTATCATAACTTG tttcctGCTTTGAGAGAGTTTGTAAAAATGGGAAAGCCTGTTTGGGGAACCTGTGCAGGGCTTATATTCTTGGCAAACAAAGCTATAG GACAGAAGAGTGGTGGACAAGATTTGGTCGGGGGACTTGATTGTACAGTGCATAGAAATTTCTTTGGAAGCCAG ATTCAAAGCTTTGAGGCAGAGCTTTCAGTGCCACAGCTTGCCTCCCAGGAAGGTGGTCCTGAAACATTTCGTGGAGTTTTTATTCGTGCACCGGCAATTCTTGAAGCAGGGCCAGAAGTTCAAGTGTTGGCTGATTATCCCGTATCTTCTGATAAATTATTAAGTTCTGACACTTCTACCGAAGACAAAAAG GAGAATGCTGAGGAAGAAAGTAAGGTTATTGTTGCTGTGAGACAAGGGAACATACTAGGGACTGCTTTCCATCCTGAATTGACAGCTGATACTCGATG GCAtagttattttttgaaaatgtcAAACGAGACTGGAGAAGAGGCTTCCTTAAGTAACCTTGTTCCTGCACAAGTCACCACAAGTCACTATCAACTGACCCGGAGTGACCTTCCTATCTTTCAATAG